The Podospora pseudocomata strain CBS 415.72m chromosome 1 map unlocalized CBS415.72m_1, whole genome shotgun sequence genome has a segment encoding these proteins:
- the ZWF1 gene encoding Glucose-6-phosphate 1-dehydrogenase (BUSCO:EOG09261N64; EggNog:ENOG503NWH9; COG:G) has product MAADLHTAGAVELKENTVIVVLGASGDLAKKKTYPALFGLYRNQFLPKDIKIVGYARTKMDHDEYIRRIKTYIKTPTKDTEQQLEEFLNICSYVSGQYDRDESFQQLNQHLEKLESDKKEANRLFYMALPPSVFTIVSQHLKKCCYPSRGVARVIVEKPFGKDLASSRELQKSLEPDWKEEELFRIDHYLGKEMVKNILILRFGNSFLGATWNRHHIDNVQITFKEPFGTEGRGGYFDEFGIIRDVMQNHLLQVLTLLAMERPISFSSEDIRDEKVRVLRAIPAIEPKNVIIGQYGKSLDGSKPSYKEDDTVPKDSRCPTFCALVAYIKNERWDGVPFIMKAGKALNEQKTEIRVQFKDVTSGIFKDIPRNELVMRIQPNESVYIKMNSKLPGLTMQTVVTELDLTYRRRFSDLKIPEAYESLILDCLKGDHSNFVRDDELDASWRIFTPLLHYLDDNKEIIPMEYPYGSRGPAVLDDFTSSYGYKFSDAAGYQWPTTSALGPGNKL; this is encoded by the exons ATGGCCGCTGACCTGCACACTGCTGG GGCCgtcgagctcaaggagaacaCTGTCATCGTTGTCCTTGGCGCGTCCGGCGATCtcgcaaagaagaagact TATCCAGCGCTTTTCGGCCTC TACCGGAACCAGTTCCTGCCCAAGGACATCAAGATCGTCGGATATGCCCGGACAAAGATGGACCATGACGAATACATCCGCCGAATCAAGACATACATAAAAACTCCCACGAAGGATACGgaacagcagctggaggagttcCTCAACATCTGCTCATATGTCTCTGGTCAATATGACCGTGACGAGTCCTTCCAACAGCTCAACCAGCacctcgagaagctcgagtCCGACAAAAAGGAGGCCAACAGACTCTTCTACATGGCCCTGCCTCCCAGTGTTTTCACCATCGTGTCGCAACATTTGAAGAAGTGCTGCTACCCATCAAGGGGCGTTGCCCGTGTCATT GTCGAGAAGCCATTCGGCAAGGACCTTGCCAGCTCCCGGGAACTGCAAAAGTCTCTGGAGCCCGActggaaggaggaagagctctTCCGTATCGACCACTACTTGGGCAAAGAAATGGTCAAGAACATTCTCATCCTTCGATTTGGTAACTCGTTCCTCGGTGCCACCTGGAACAGGCACCACATCGACAATGTCCAGATCACCTTCAAGGAGCCATTCGGCACCGAAGGCCGCGGCGGTTACTTTGACGAGTTTGGCATCATCCGTGACGTTATGCAGaaccatcttcttcaggtCCTTACACTCCTCGCCATGGAAAGACCCATCTCCTTTTCGTCCGAGGATATCAGAGATGAGAAGGTGCGGGTACTCCGCGCCATTCCCGCCATCGAGCCCAAGAACGTCATCATTGGACAGTATGGCAAGTCGCTGGACGGCAGCAAGCCCTCGTACAAGGAGGATGACACAGTGCCCAAGGATTCGCGCTGCCCAACATTCTGCGCGCTCGTTGCCTACATCAAGAACGAGAGGTGGGATGGCGTACCGTTCATCATGAAGGCGGGCAAGGCGCTTAATGAGCAAAAGACCGAGATTCGTGTTCAGTTCAAGGATGTTACCTCGGGCATCTTCAAGGACATTCCACGCAACGAATTGGTTATGCGCATTCAACCGAACGAGAGTGTCTACATCAAGATGAACTCAAAGCTCCCCGGTCTGACCATGCAGACGGTTGTCACCGAGTTGGATCTTACCTACCGCAGACGTTTCTCGGATCTCAAGATCCCCGAGGCCTACGAGTCGCTTATCCTGGACTGCTTGAAGGGTGACCACTCCAACTTTGTTCGTGACGACGAGCTCGACGCCAGCTGGCGCATCTTTACTCCACTCCTCCACTACCTGGACGATAACAAGGAGATCATCCCCATGGAATACCCATATG GCTCGCGTGGCCCTGCCGTTCTCGACGACTTCACATCGTCGTACGGATACAAGTTCAGCGACGCTGCTGGGTACCAGTGGCCGACCACGTCGGCTCTGGGACCTGGAAACAAGTTGTGA